Part of the Wolbachia endosymbiont of Ctenocephalides felis wCfeJ genome, TACGGCAGAACAATCGCAATTATCTACGGTACTGCTCGCGTTGCAGGAAATATTATTTGGGCACAGCCAATCAAAGAAGAAGCCATCACTACTAAAATAGGAAGAGGCATAAATGTTGTATATAACTACCATACAACGCTTGCAATTGCTATCTGCGTGCGATCCGAAGTCATGATTTTGTGATGGTTAAATTCCATCTTCTCTAGACATCGGAGATAAAGTATGTCTCACATTTCAGAGAGTGGCAACCTTTGAGGTGCAAGCATGAGACAAAAGCAGGTAATACCTAACCTTATGGTAAATCCCTGCAAAAAGAGTTAGATATGATTATGAGAAGAACCTATGTTTGAATTATCGTGACGATTAATATGCGAAATAAGGTTGATTACGCATTGACCAAAAGGTATGAAGCAAAGAGGAATTAAGGGTACCGATCCTTAATTATAGGTGTTCTCAGCTTCCGGTAAATAGTAGGGATCTAAGTCTAACGGGAAACAAAATCATGGAACGGGGTAACCATATAAATGCTCTTATATTCATCCGGATATAAGTAGGTAGCCAGCCGCAAGCATTTATGTGGAAGGATTGTTTAAGAAGCTAAAGCCCAAAGTAATATTTGGGATATGCAGACGTAAACACTGTAATTTGGAAGGTAAAGTTGTGAGTAGTAGTGTATATGTTATGGACCAACAAAAGTTAGGTATGAATGGAATGAAATTCCTTGGCGTAAGCTGGAGAAATCTTCATTCAAGCTACAAAAACGAATTTATCGAGCTTCACAATGTAATGATATCAAAAAGATGCATAATCTTCAGAGGTTATTACTCAAATCAACAAGTGCAAAAATACTCGCTGTTAGAAAGGTAACTCAGGACAACAGAGGGAAAAAGACTGCAGGTGTCGATGGAAAGTCCAATCTTAGTAAAAAAGAAAGATTGTTATTAGCAAATTCTTTAGACATAAGAGAAAAAGCAAAACCATCAAGACGGGTCTTGATCCCAAAACCTGGCAGGCCATCGGAGCATCGCTCACTTGGTATTCCCACAATATCAGATCGAGCAAAACAAACACTTGTTAAAATGGTGATAGAACCGGAGTGGGAAGCAAAATTTGAGCAGAACACATATGGTTTTAGACCTGGTAGGTCATGCCATGATGCTATTGAAGCCATATTCAGTGCACTCAAACAGAAAACAGCATATTGTTTAGATGCTGATATTTCTGGATGTTTCGACAATATAAAACACTATGCGTTGCTTGAAAAACTCAATACCACACCAACTTTAAGAAGCATTATAAAAGGATGGTTGAAAGCAGGTGTAGTAGAAAACAGAACTCTCCAACCAACTAGAAGTGGTACGATTCAAGGAGGGACTATTTCTCCATTATTAGCTTGTATAGCACTACATGGTCTGGAACAATATATTAAAGAAGCATTAAAGAGTGAACTTTTTCTATATAGAAAGAAAAAATTTGGTACAACATCGCATCAACGGGCACAGCAAACTCTCAGTATAATTTTTTACGCTGATGATTTTGTTGTCATGCATGAGAGTGAGGAAATCATCCTTAAGGCAAAAATACTAATCGAAGAATGGCTAAAAACCATCGGATTAGAATTAAAACCCTCAAAAACAAGGATTTCCCACACTCTAAGTGGAGAAAAGCCAGGATTTAATTTTCTTGGTTTTTCAATAAGACATTATCGAACAAGAAATAGTAAGAAAGGTTACAAATTATTTATCAAACCGAGTCGTGAATCTATAAAACAGCACAATATTACTATTAAACGCAAGCTTAGAGGATTAAGAGGAGCAATGCAAGAGGTAGTAATTAAAGAACTCAATCCTATCATCAGAGGATGGAGCCAATACTACTTATCGGTAGTTTCGAATAAGACCTTTAATTTGATGGGTAGTGTAATGTTTAGAAAGCTTTGGAAATGGGCAGTTGTTAGACACCAAAACAAAGGACGAAGCTGGATTAAAAGAAAATACTTTAAAAAGTATAAAAACGATAATTGGAGGTTTATGACAAGTAACAAAATATACCTTACTAAGCACGGAGATTATACTATTAAACGGCATGTCAAAGTGAAAGGAACTAAATCTCCGTATGATGGGGATTGGGTTTATTGGGGTAATCGTCTAAAGAAAATTCCAGGTAAGCGACCAAGAGTAATAAAATTACTGAAATTGCAACAAGGTAAATGTAGTCATTGCCAACTTTGGTTTAAGAATGAGGATATTCTAGAGATACATCATAAAGACCGTAATAGGCGCAATAATATGAACAGAAATTTATCCTTGTTGCATGGACATTGTCATGATGAATTACACAAAAGTATGCATGACAAGCACCAAATTATAGAGGAGCCGTATGAGGTGAAAGTCTCAAGTACGGTTCTGAAGTCGAGTGAGGAAGGGCGACCTTCTTCACTTAGATAACAAAGGGGAAGTGAAAAAATTAAATAGAATCTGGGCAGATACAACGTCGCTTAGTTTTGATGAAATAGATTATACTTTTTATAGTGGTACAGAGGACCAAAACCCTGATCCACTTATGTCATCAATCGAAGGCGAAGGAAATGTGCCAGCCTACAGAGGAATATCCTATATAGTTATCAAGAATTTTCCTCTAGTGGACTATAACAATCGCGTTCCAGTGTTTACATTTGAAGTGCAAACTACGCTGAAGTCCAGTGGATTTTCAATAGCAGAAAATATTCGGAATATCAATATTATACCAGGTTCAGGGGAGTTTGTGTATGATACAAAAATACAGAAGAAAACTGCGCAAGAAAGAATAAGCAGTAGCCAATATATCCCATATGGACTGGCACAAAGGGTAAACCACAACAATCACACTAAAGAAAGCGATGCTATGCTTTCCTTGGATCAACTAAAAGAAGGTTTGCCAAATGTTGAGTGGGTGTCAGTAGTAGTTAACTGGTTTGCAAGCAGTTTAAATATTAAAGATTGTAAAGTATATCCTGCAGTTGAGTTTCAAGATGATTCCGCAATTGTGCCTAATGATTGGCAAGTAGGAAACATAACTAGAGACAATGCTCAGCTAATTTCAAAAGATGCTGATGGAAACCCAAGATATGGTGGTACAGTTAGTGATTCAGCGTTAATCAGATACATAGAAGAGTTGCACAGCAGAGGTTATAAGGTAATGCTCTATCCGATGCCCTTGCTCGATACAAAAAATAAAGAGTGGCGAGGAAAATTGAGCGGGACTCCTGAAGATATAAGTAATTTTTTTAAGGATCAGTATAACAAATTCATAGAACATTACGCGAGCATTGCAAAACAGACTGAAGTGGAAGGGTTTATCATCGGATCTGAATTTGCACAGCTAACCAGAGTAAAAGATGCAAAAGATAACTATCCTGCAGTTATAGAGCTAGCTGAGCTTGCAAAGCGAATAAAACTTCAGCTCGGAAAAGAAGTAAACGTAACTTACGCTGCCGATTGGAGCGAATATCACTCATATGATGGTTGGTATAACATGGATAAACTGTGGTCTTCGCAGTACATCGATGTTGTTGGCATAGATGCTTATTTTCCGCTAACTGATGGCCCAGAACCTCCTTTTGGCTATTCTGTAGAGGATGTAATCGATGGTTGGAGCAGCGGAGTTGGGTATGACTATTTCTATGATTACTCAAAGAGTAATCCTGAAAAAGTAAAATATAATGGCAGCAAATATGCCTGGAAAAACATAGAAAAATGGTGGAGCGCAGCTCATGTAAATCCAGATGGTAGTAAAACAAAATGGCAACCGAAAATGAAAAAAATATGGTTTACTGAGTATGGATTTCCCAGCATGAACGGTTGTACTAATGAGCCAAATGTATTTGTTGATAAAGGCAGTATAGAGAGTAAATATCCGCGATATTCAAACGGAGAGGTGAGCTTTCTTTCGCAGAAAATTGCAATCGAAGGAACACTGAAAAAATGGCAAAATTCAGAAATGGTGGAAAAAATGTTCCTCTGGGCATGGGATGCAAGACCATTTCCTTATTTTCCTAATTTATGTAATATATGGGCTGACTGCCGTAACTGGCAAACAGGACACTGGATTCAGGGAAAGATTCCACAACTTAATATTTCCGATGTTTTGTCTGACCTATTGCAGAAGGCGGGTTTAAAAAGTGATCAGTTTGATACAAGTGACGTTAAAGGGCTGTTATCTGGATATGTAATAAACGATCAACACCCAATACGCTCAGCTATTCAAATGCTGCAAAGTTGCTATTTTTTTGATGTGGTTGAGCAAAACTCTAAACTGAAATTTGTCCAAAAGGGCAGGGAAGCTACAACTGAAATACCAGTGGGTGAGGTTGTGTTCAATCACAGTTCAAGACTGATACAACTTGTTAATGTTAGTCAGCTAGATTTAAACAGTAAAATCAATGTTGTCTATTTTAACCGCAACTTTGGCTATCCAATTGATGTGAAATATGCTGAACTGCCGAAACAAGGTACTGCTGCAACAATTGAAATACCGCTCATTATGGAGGAAGGAGAAGCGCAGAATATAGCTGAAGTCTTACTTTATTCTTCATGGCAAGAGAGAAATATATACAATTTTAAGCTGCCGATAAAATATGCGTGGCTTGCACCAAGCGATGTCATAACAATTTCAGATGGCGAGAAAAAGCATACGATAAGAATTATAAAAACAAAATTTGCAAGCATGTCTATTCAAGTAAGTGGTGTTGGTTATGACTGCTCTATATATAAACTTTCTTTTCCTTCAACAAGATCACTTATGCTTAAAGAATACTCTCCTTCTCACATCAGCAAAACCATCATAGAAATGATTGATTTACGGCATGTTAAAGGCAATATTGTAAGCTTTACTTTAGCTGGTGAGGAAGAGAATTGGAAGGGTGCAACGCTTTTTATTTCGTATGATAATAAAGATTATAAACCTATTGCAAACACAAACAAACAGTCCACTTACGGATATGTAGTGGAATCCACCAATGAAGAAATTGTAGTAGTATTACGCTTTGGTAAACTGTCTGCAATTTCACACTCGAATTTAGCATTAATTGGCAAAGAGATAATTAAATTCCAAAGTGTCAAAGACAAAAATAAATATAAGCTTAATAACCTAATTAGAGGGCAAGAGGGCACCAAAGAATATGAGCACACCGCAGGTGAAAAATTTGCTCTACTTGATGATTCAATAATATCTTTTGAAGTACCAAGAGGGAAAAAATTTCACCTCAAAGCAGTTACTTATGGCGATTCATTGGATAATACGAAAGCGGGAATGTTTGAGCTCCTGTAGGCTATTAAAATTTTATTTGTACATTGCTATCGTTTGATTATAGTATTAGGTATATTAATGTGCCGAGGTAGAACAATGATCGGTGACACAAGAAAATTACCAGATACTGCACCAATAATACTTACATGGGTACCGAGAGTACATGGTGCATCTCTACCGGATGGTAAAAATAGTTCTCTTAATTATTTAGATATAATCAAAAATCATAAATTAAAAAATAAAGAGGATAGGGAGATATATTTGGTTATCAATGGCCCAGGGTTCAGACAGAGTCAAATAAATGGTTTAAAAAGCGAACTAGAAAAAATTGAAGGAGTGTATGTTGTAGATTTACACCAATACGACTGGAGTAAAATAGATAAAGGATGGAAGATGGATGG contains:
- a CDS encoding glycoside hydrolase TIM-barrel-like domain-containing protein; this translates as MRKGDLLHLDNKGEVKKLNRIWADTTSLSFDEIDYTFYSGTEDQNPDPLMSSIEGEGNVPAYRGISYIVIKNFPLVDYNNRVPVFTFEVQTTLKSSGFSIAENIRNINIIPGSGEFVYDTKIQKKTAQERISSSQYIPYGLAQRVNHNNHTKESDAMLSLDQLKEGLPNVEWVSVVVNWFASSLNIKDCKVYPAVEFQDDSAIVPNDWQVGNITRDNAQLISKDADGNPRYGGTVSDSALIRYIEELHSRGYKVMLYPMPLLDTKNKEWRGKLSGTPEDISNFFKDQYNKFIEHYASIAKQTEVEGFIIGSEFAQLTRVKDAKDNYPAVIELAELAKRIKLQLGKEVNVTYAADWSEYHSYDGWYNMDKLWSSQYIDVVGIDAYFPLTDGPEPPFGYSVEDVIDGWSSGVGYDYFYDYSKSNPEKVKYNGSKYAWKNIEKWWSAAHVNPDGSKTKWQPKMKKIWFTEYGFPSMNGCTNEPNVFVDKGSIESKYPRYSNGEVSFLSQKIAIEGTLKKWQNSEMVEKMFLWAWDARPFPYFPNLCNIWADCRNWQTGHWIQGKIPQLNISDVLSDLLQKAGLKSDQFDTSDVKGLLSGYVINDQHPIRSAIQMLQSCYFFDVVEQNSKLKFVQKGREATTEIPVGEVVFNHSSRLIQLVNVSQLDLNSKINVVYFNRNFGYPIDVKYAELPKQGTAATIEIPLIMEEGEAQNIAEVLLYSSWQERNIYNFKLPIKYAWLAPSDVITISDGEKKHTIRIIKTKFASMSIQVSGVGYDCSIYKLSFPSTRSLMLKEYSPSHISKTIIEMIDLRHVKGNIVSFTLAGEEENWKGATLFISYDNKDYKPIANTNKQSTYGYVVESTNEEIVVVLRFGKLSAISHSNLALIGKEIIKFQSVKDKNKYKLNNLIRGQEGTKEYEHTAGEKFALLDDSIISFEVPRGKKFHLKAVTYGDSLDNTKAGMFELL
- the ltrA gene encoding group II intron reverse transcriptase/maturase; its protein translation is MPWRKLEKSSFKLQKRIYRASQCNDIKKMHNLQRLLLKSTSAKILAVRKVTQDNRGKKTAGVDGKSNLSKKERLLLANSLDIREKAKPSRRVLIPKPGRPSEHRSLGIPTISDRAKQTLVKMVIEPEWEAKFEQNTYGFRPGRSCHDAIEAIFSALKQKTAYCLDADISGCFDNIKHYALLEKLNTTPTLRSIIKGWLKAGVVENRTLQPTRSGTIQGGTISPLLACIALHGLEQYIKEALKSELFLYRKKKFGTTSHQRAQQTLSIIFYADDFVVMHESEEIILKAKILIEEWLKTIGLELKPSKTRISHTLSGEKPGFNFLGFSIRHYRTRNSKKGYKLFIKPSRESIKQHNITIKRKLRGLRGAMQEVVIKELNPIIRGWSQYYLSVVSNKTFNLMGSVMFRKLWKWAVVRHQNKGRSWIKRKYFKKYKNDNWRFMTSNKIYLTKHGDYTIKRHVKVKGTKSPYDGDWVYWGNRLKKIPGKRPRVIKLLKLQQGKCSHCQLWFKNEDILEIHHKDRNRRNNMNRNLSLLHGHCHDELHKSMHDKHQIIEEPYEVKVSSTVLKSSEEGRPSSLR